The following are encoded together in the Tripterygium wilfordii isolate XIE 37 chromosome 18, ASM1340144v1, whole genome shotgun sequence genome:
- the LOC119984592 gene encoding elongation of fatty acids protein 3-like, whose protein sequence is MSIYFNLSLLFPLQPPNSTAEIGPMSHPILSTLQYWLVSHPKILHFSWNPGQTTASTPLFLTLALLTYLSLTLLLPRIHLPSLDPHILKPITAVHSLTLFLLSFVMCLGCTLSIMTTHEPRHTICFPHRTLPTGPLFFWAYIFYLSKILEFVDTLLIILAKSSRRLTFLHVYHHATVLVMSYFWLQTSQSLFPVGIVTNSLVHVFMYCYYLLSAMGVRPKWKRLVTDCQIVQFVFGFAISGLMLYYHFTGLGCSGMLGWGFSTVFGASLLLLFVDFHSKTYAKRRAGDKDKRL, encoded by the coding sequence atgagcatttatttcaATCTTTCCCTGCTTTTCCCTCTCCAACCACCAAATTCTACGGCGGAGATCGGACCAATGAGCCACCCAATCCTCTCAACTCTTCAATACTGGCTAGTCAGCCACCCCAAAATCCTTCACTTCTCATGGAACCCTGGTCAGACCACCGCCTCCACCCCGCTCTTCCTGACCCTCGCCCTCCTAACTTACCTCTCACTCACACTCCTCCTCCCTCGAATCCATCTCCCTTCCCTTGATCCTCACATCCTCAAACCAATCACAGCCGTCCATTCCCTCACTCTCTTCCTCCTCTCCTTCGTCATGTGCCTCGGCTGCACCCTCTCCATCATGACCACCCATGAACCTCGCCACACCATATGCTTCCCTCACCGTACTCTTCCCACTGGGCCCCTCTTCTTCTGGGCCTACATCTTCTACCTCTCGAAGATTCTAGAATTCGTCGACACACTCCTCATCATCCTCGCCAAGTCTTCTCGGCGCCTGACATTCCTCCACGTGTACCACCACGCGACTGTGCTGGTCATGAGCTATTTTTGGTTACAAACGTCACAGTCGTTGTTCCCTGTCGGTATTGTCACGAATTCATTGGTCCACGTGTTCATGTACTGTTACTATCTATTGTCCGCCATGGGCGTGAGGCCTAAGTGGAAGCGATTGGTGACTGATTGCCAGATTGTGCAGTTCGTGTTCGGGTTTGCCATTTCGGGTCTGATGTTGTATTACCATTTTACTGGGTTGGGTTGCTCCGGAATGTTGGGTTGGGGATTCAGTACTGTTTTTGGTGCCTCgcttttgcttctttttgttgACTTTCATAGCAAGACGTACGCCAAAAGAAGAGCGGGAGACAAAGATAAACGGTTgtga
- the LOC119984875 gene encoding putative elongation of fatty acids protein DDB_G0272012 has product MNPIFSTLEYWLVSHPKILNFTWSQGETLGSSLNFLTLTILSYLTLTFLLSHHHHIPSIGSHILKPITAVHNLTLLIFSLIMALGCTLSIFAHTPSIHHFICFPPQTPPSGPLFFWAYIFYLSKILEYIDTLLIILSESMMRRLTFLHVYHHAMVVIMCYLWLHTSQSMFPLMLVTNASVHVIMYTYYLLCALGVRPRWKRLVTDCQILQFFSSFGIMSLIFYYHFSGGSVGCSGMWGWCFSSVFITSLLVLFIDFYSKNYSSGGAKTKVA; this is encoded by the coding sequence atgaaccCTATTTTCTCTACACTTGAGTATTGGCTAGTGAGCCACCCAAAAATCCTCAACTTCACATGGAGTCAAGGAGAAACCCTGGGTTCCTCTCTAAACTTCCTAACACTCACCATCCTCTCCTACCTCACCCTCACTTTCCTTCTATCTCACCACCACCACATCCCCTCCATTGGATCCCACATCCTCAAACCAATCACAGCCGTCCACAACCTTACACTCCTCATCTTCTCCCTCATCATGGCCCTTGGTTGCACTCTCTCAATCTTCGCCCACACACCAAGCATCCACCACTTCATTTGCTTCCCCCCACAAACCCCTCCCAGTGGGCCCCTCTTCTTCTGGGCCTACATCTTCTACCTCTCCAAGATCCTAGAATACATCGACACCCTCCTTATCATCCTCAGCGAGTCCATGATGAGACGCCTCACGTTCCTCCACGTCTACCACCACGCCATGGTTGTGATCATGTGTTACCTGTGGTTGCATACTTCGCAGTCCATGTTCCCTCTAATGCTGGTGACGAATGCGTCGGTACATGTCATCATGTACACGTATTACTTGTTGTGTGCACTCGGGGTGAGACCTAGGTGGAAGCGGTTGGTGACGGATTGCCAGATCCTGCAGTTCTTCTCCAGCTTTGGAATAATGAGTTTGATTTTCTATTACCATTTTAGTGGTGGATCTGTTGGCTGTTCTGGGATGTGGGGTTGGTGCTTTAGTTCTGTTTTTATTACTTCTCTTTTGGTTCTGTTTATTGATTTTTACTCTAAGAACTATAGTAGTGGTGGTGCCAAGACTAAGGTGGCATAG